The genome window TGAAGTGGCAGCCAATGCCCGCGCCCGCCTCGGAGCCTTCGGGCAGCTTGGTCGAGGAGTTGTGCGGGCATCCGGCGCAGAAATAGGGCAGCCGGGCCGCGATATCGGGGGCATTGTCGGCCAGCCGCGCGCTTTCGATCCGCGCCATCCCGGCCTTGATCCGGTCAGTGCCGCAATCTTCCTCGATCAGGATCTTGCCAAGTTCGAGCGCTATGTCATTGGGATCAAGCGCAAAATGGGTCGGGAAAAGCACCTCGCCATTCTTCATGCCGCCATAGACCCGACGGCCCCGGCGATCGTCAAAGATCGCCTCCTTGACCTGCACCTCGATCAGCTTGCGCTTCTCTTCCACCACCACGATCACATCGAGCCCCTCGGCCCAGTCGTGGAAGCCCTTCATATCCAGCGGCCAGACCTGCCCGACCTTGTAGGTGGTCACGCCAAGGCGCTCGGCCTCCTCGCCGTCGATGCCCAGCAGCTCCAGCGCATGGCAGAGGTCGAGCCAGTTCTTCCCGGCGGCGACAAAGCCAATCTTCGCGCCCGGCTTGCCATGCATCCGGTGGTCGATTTTGTTTGCGTTCGCAAAGGCTTCCGCGGCGAACCTCTTGTGCGCGAGCAGCCGCTCTTCCTGGGCGATCCAATGGTCGCCGAGCCGAATGTTCAGCCCCCCCTCGGGCAGCTTGAAGTCCGGGGTGACAAAGTTCAGCCGGTCCGCCCGGCCATCGACCACGCTCGTCGCCTCCACGGTGTCCTTCATCACCTTCAGGCCCACCCAAACGCCCGCATAGCGCGACAGCGCCCAGCCGTAGAGCCCGTAATCGAGTATTTCCTGCACCCCCGCAGGGCTCAGCACCGGCATATGCACATCCACCAGCGCCCAGTCGGACTGGTGGCAGACGGTCGAACTTTCACCGGTGTGATCGTCGCCCATGGCCATCAGCACGCCGCCATGGGGCGAGGTGCCCGCCATGTTGGCATGGCGCATCACGTCGCCCGAGCGGTCCACCCCCGGCCCCTTGCCGTACCAGAGGCCGTAAACGCCGTCATAGCGCCCCTCCCCGCGCAGCTCCGCGTTTTGCGACCCCCAGAGCGCGGTGGCCGCGAGGTCTTCGTTCAGCCCCGGCTCGAAGCGCACATCGCTCGCTGCCAGCACCTTGGCCGCGCGGGTCATCCATTGGTCGACACCGCCCAGGGGCGAGCCGCGGTATCCGGTGCAATAGCCCGCCGTGTTCAGCCCGGCGGCCCTGTCACGCGCCTTCTGCATCAGCATCAGCCGCACCAGCGCCTGTGTGCCGTTCAGCAGAACCGGTGATTTTTCCAGATCGAAACGGTCGGTGAGACTTACATCTTGCCTAGTCATTACGCGCTTCCTCCCAGTAGCGGGCATAATGTGATATTAGGTCATAATCTATGACCTACAAACACAATTCTGTGGGAGTTAATCATTTGCGCGTAAGCTGATGACGTGCATAAGGATGCTGCGCTGCAACCGCTTTGAAAGTCGTGAACCGTTATCCATGGATTGGGACAAGCTCAGAATATTTCACGCCGTGGCCGATGCCGGCTCCCTCACCCATGCGGGTGAGACGCTCGGGCTGTCGCAATCTGCCGTGTCCCGGCAGATCCGGGCGCTGGAAGAGAGCCTGAACACCACCCTGTTCCACCGTCACGCCCGCGGACTGATTCTCACCGAGCAGGGCGAGCTGCTGTTCGACGCCACCCAGGTGATGAACCGCCGCCTCGATACCGCCGCCGCCCGCATTCGCGACAGCGAAGAAGAGGTGTTTGGCGAGCTGCGCGTCACCGCCACCACCGGCTTCGGCTCGCTCTGGCTCACCCCGCGCCTGCCCGCGCTCTACGAGCGCTACCCCGATCTCACGATCGACCTCAACCTCGAGGAGCGGGTGCTCGACCTGCCGATGCGCGAGGCCGATGTCGCAATCCGCATGAAGGAGCCGTCGCAGGCCGACCTGA of Oceanicola sp. 502str15 contains these proteins:
- a CDS encoding LysR family transcriptional regulator, with the protein product MDWDKLRIFHAVADAGSLTHAGETLGLSQSAVSRQIRALEESLNTTLFHRHARGLILTEQGELLFDATQVMNRRLDTAAARIRDSEEEVFGELRVTATTGFGSLWLTPRLPALYERYPDLTIDLNLEERVLDLPMREADVAIRMKEPSQADLIRRRLMGVRMRLYASQRYVDRYGAPDDLDQLSEHRLISQASHSTQVRAGAEMIQSLLTHDITKRLTVNNYFGVLQAVINDLGIGVLPDYVALDTPGLVRVLPEEESSEVPVFLAYPEELRQSKRIAAFRDFVTGEIQAQRKAVREAAAE